A single Amphiura filiformis chromosome 8, Afil_fr2py, whole genome shotgun sequence DNA region contains:
- the LOC140159580 gene encoding uncharacterized protein, translating into MKICTYGSDKIHFICAVFLHILSSPFSAVLKAQQIIKRAEKGLIRERIRVVNNKIQSLKSKKSQLEEDFNRKIPAESELGKNINQHLATVRETTYANTKRCQLQKLQKLAEKQTTGRKKSPNSTLDLSGTQLKKWVVNLSKYKLNPEQTSVLARGLNFAVSPPEICAKEFVLATELACKHLPQDDRIQLRAKVASTLKSSKVPEQNITKEERKAIKELKQAEDIIILPADKGKSTVVLDKDKYDEQPNTPLRPIVDYTATIGYSTSRWLADILGGLVGNTQHHVKNSKHLAEELAELVIEEDEILNSHDIVSLFTNTPIDQVLDIVKHRLEKESLLRVYNKETGFNLTSEDVVKLLDFILTTTYFTFRGKIYRQLFGTAMGSPVSPIAANIFMEALEQQAITTAPLDCKPKLWLRYVDDILEVVKRNTVQQLTDHINKTDKSDSIKFTYEEESEGTIPFLDTLIVRKEDDTVKLLVYRKPTHTDST; encoded by the exons ATGAAAATATGCACGTATGGAAGTGATAAAATTCACTTCATCTGTGCAGTGTTTCTACATATTTTGAGTAGTCCTTTTTCAGCTGTTTTAAAG GCTCAGCAAATTATCAAGCGTGCAGAGAAGGGACTCATTAGAGAACGTATTCGTGTAGTTAACAACAAAATCCAGAGTTTGAAATCCAAGAAATCACAATTGGAGGAGGATTTCAATCGTAAGATACCCGCAGAATCTGAACTGGGGAAAAATATCAACCAACATTTAGCTACTGTCAGGGAGACTACGTATGCAAATACTAAACGATGTCAGCTACAGAAGCTACAGAAGTTAGCGGAAAAACAGACTACAGGAAGAAAAAAGTCACCAAATTCTACGCTTGATTTATCGGGTACCCAGTTGAAAAAATGGGTGGTAAACCTTTCAAAATACAAGTTAAATCCAGAGCAGACCAGTGTGTTAGCAAGAGGACTCAATTTCGCCGTTTCGCCACCAGAGATATGTGCGAAAGAATTTGTATTGGCTACCGAGTTGGCATGTAAACACCTACCTCAGGATGATAGAATCCAACTAAGAGCGAAAGTAGCGAGCACGTTGAAGTCTTCAAAAGTACCAGAGCAAAACATTACCAAAGAAGAAAGGAAGGCCATAAAAGAACTGAAACAAGCGGAAGATATAATAATCTTGCCGGCGGACaagggaaaatccactgtcgtgTTAGACAAGGATAAATATGACGAGCAA CCTAACACCCCGCTGCGTCCTATTGTGGATTATACGGCGACCATTGGGTACAGCACTTCTAGATGGCTGGCTGATATCTTGGGTGGTTTGGTTGGAAATACACAGCATCATGTGAAAAATTCAAAGCATCTAGCAGAAGAACTGGCTGAGTTGGTCATTGAAGAAGACGAGATACTCAATTCCCATGATATTGTcagtttgtttacaaacactCCTATCGATCAGGTTCTGGACATAGTGAAACACAGACTGGAAAAAGAAAGCTTGTTGAGAGTATACAACAAAGAAACAGGTTTCAACTTGACTAGTGAGGATGTGGTGAAACTTCTGGATTTTATTCTGACCACCACCTATTTCACCTTCAGAGGGAAGATTTACCGTCAGTTGTTTGGGACCGCGATGGGAAGCCCAGTATCACCGATTGCGGCTAATATCTTTATGGAAGCTCTAGAACAACAAGCTATTACTACGGCTCCTCTGGATTGCAAGCCAAAATTGTGGCTAAGATATGTCGATGACATCCTCGAGGTGGTAAAGAGAAACACGGTACAACAGCTAACAGACCACATCAACAAAACTGACAAATCAGACTCCATAAAGTTCACCTATGAGGAAGAGTCGGAAGGAACCATCCCATTTCTGGATACCCTCATAGTCAGAAAGGAAGACGATACGGTTAAGCTTCTCGTTTACCGCAAGCCAACACATACTGACAGTACCTGA